The Verrucomicrobium spinosum DSM 4136 = JCM 18804 DNA segment GAAGGGAGCGACCTCTGGATTGTGCCGGAACATCCGCTCGTAGAAGTGACGAGTCAGGAGTTCTCCATTCTGCTCCAGGACCGGAGCGGTGGCTTTGACGATGGCGATGGTTTGTGGGCTAAGCATGGTTGTCAATTCAGGTTGGCTTGAAATAGGTACATTAAATACCTATTTAAAAGGGCAAATGTTGCGCCTATTTTGCGGTCGTCGGCCCAATTAAAGCTCTCGTACGTGCAGCTCACCTACCACACGGACTACGCCCTGCGTCTCCTCATTTACCTCCTCTCCCATCCGGACAGGAACGTAAGCACCCGGGAGATGGCGGAGTTCTACGGCGTGTCCGTCAATCACCTTGTGAAGGTGGCCAAGTCCCTGACCCAGGGTGGCTGGCTGGTCTCCAGCCGCGGAATCGGTGGAGGAGTCATGCTGGCCAAGCATACCCCAGAGGCCAAGGTGGGCGACATCGTCCGCTATACGGAAAACACCGACATCGTGGAGTGCTTTCAGCCCAAGACGAACACCTGCCCCATCCACCGGAGTTGCGATTTGAAGCCGATCTTGTTTCAGGCCCGTCGGGCATTCTTCGATGTACTGGACTCCTTCACGGTGCGCGATTTGGCCCGCCACCCGAATGAGCTGCTGGCGCTCACCCGGTCGGCAAAACGCGGCAAATCCATGCCCGCCTGACCTTGATCAACGGAGATAGAGCGTGCCGCCATCCACAGGATAGGCCACGCCCGTGATGAAGCTGGCCTCATCACTACAGAGGAAGACCGCCGCCGCAGCCACCTCCTCGGGTGTGCCCATGCGCCCTACTGGTTGCGTCTTCGAGAGCTTTTCAAACATCTCTGCCTGTCGGTCGGGGTAGTTCTTGGCAATAAATCCATCTACGAAAGGCGTGTGAATCCGCCCTGGGCAGATGGCATTGCACCGGATGCCCTGTTTCAGGTAGTCTTGAGCCACCGAGTAGGTCATGGCGAGCACTGCCCCCTTGCTCATGCTGTAGGCAAACCGGTCGCCAATCCCCATCTGGCCCGCAATGGAA contains these protein-coding regions:
- a CDS encoding RrF2 family transcriptional regulator translates to MQLTYHTDYALRLLIYLLSHPDRNVSTREMAEFYGVSVNHLVKVAKSLTQGGWLVSSRGIGGGVMLAKHTPEAKVGDIVRYTENTDIVECFQPKTNTCPIHRSCDLKPILFQARRAFFDVLDSFTVRDLARHPNELLALTRSAKRGKSMPA